A single window of Nicotiana sylvestris chromosome 3, ASM39365v2, whole genome shotgun sequence DNA harbors:
- the LOC138888401 gene encoding uncharacterized protein: MTVSQYAIPLSDLSRHAPALVATVRERVHRFIEGLNPNVRFSIARELEMDIAYHQVVGIARRLEGMLTWEREEREAKRPRESSIYSGTRALVAARYGRGYVIRPVHSALLASSSILATPRPQAPYYAPPLSSAPPTRGAYNGQSSRSGPSQPQQPHPLRACFKHSDTHHVVKDFPRLKRGAPPQATQSSHILPGPQAFQSMVSAPVATPLAQPAGGKGRAGGGRPRGGGQAIYYALPARTEVVASDSVIIGIVSVCHIDASGLFDPGSAYSYVSSYFVPYLGVSRNYLSSPIYVSTLVGDSIIVNRVYQLCLVVLSGFETRANLLLLSMVNFDIILGMDWLSPYYVILDFHTKTVMLTMPGLPWLEWRGTLDYITSRVISFLKAQWIVEKGCDAYLAYVRDVSVDTLTIESVLIVRHYPDVFSVDLLGMLPDRDIDFGIDL, encoded by the coding sequence ATGACCGTGTCGCAGTATGCGATCCCGTTAAGTGATTtgtctaggcatgcaccagccttggttgctactgttcGAGAGCGGGTTCATCGATTTATCGAGGGACTCAACCCCAATGTCAGATTTAGCATAGCTcgagagttggagatggatatcgCATACCATCAGGTAGTGGGGATTGCTAGGAGGTTGGAGGGTATGTTGACttgggagagagaggagagggaggccaagaggcctcgagagtCTAGCATATACAGTGGTACTCGTGCCCTAGTTGCAGCTCGATATGGTAGGGGATATGTGattcgccctgttcattcagcactTCTAGCTTCCAGCAGTATTCTGGCCACTCCTAGGCCTCAGGCTCCCTATTATGCACCGCCattatctagtgcgcctcctacaCGGGGTGCTTACAACGGTCAGTCCAGCCGATCAGGACCAAGCCAACCACAACAGCCACATCCTCTGAGAGCTTGTTTTAAACATAGTGACACTCATCACGTGGTGAAGGATTTCCCCAGACTtaagaggggtgcacctccacaggcTACTCAATCTTCGCATATTCTACCGGGTCCTCAGGCTTTTCAGTCCATGGTTTCCGCACCAGTTGCCACCCCACTTGCACAGCCAGCTGGAGGCAAAGGTCGAGCAGGcggaggtcgccctagagggggaggtcaggccATATACTATGCTCTTCCTGCTAGGACGGAGGTAGTTGCATCCGACTCcgtcatcataggtattgtttCGGTTTGTCATATTGATGCATCAGgcttatttgatccaggctccgcTTATTCCTATGTTTCATCTTATTTTGTtccgtatttgggtgtatccCGTAATTATTTGAGttctcctatatatgtgtctacactcgtaggagattctattattgttaaCCGTGTGTATCAGttgtgtttggttgttcttagtggttttgagaccagagccaatttattgttgcttagtatggtaaactttgatattattttgggcatggactggttgtctccctattatgttattcttgattttcACACCAAAACTGTGATGCTGACTATGCCAGGATTACCATggttagagtggagaggtaccttagattATATTACtagcagagttatttcatttttaaaagcTCAGTGgatagttgagaaggggtgtgatgcgtatctgGCATATGTAAGGGATGTTAGTGTTGACACTCTAACCATCGAGTCAGTTCTAATAGTGAGGCATTATCCAGATGTATTCTCGGTGGATCTTCTAGGCATgctgcccgatagagatattgactttggtattgatttgtga
- the LOC104246081 gene encoding probable boron transporter 2: MEETFVPFRGIKNDLKGRLLCYKQDWTGGLCAGIRILAPTTYIFFASAIPVISFGEQLERSTDGSITAVQTLASTALCGVIHSIFGGQPLLILGVAEPTVLMYTFMFNFAKDRKDLGPKLFLAWTAWVCVWTAFLLILLAILGACSIINRFTRLAGELFGLLIAMLFMQQAIKGLVEEFGIPERENPHQVVFLPSWRFANGMFALVLSFGLLFTALRSRKARSWRYGTGWLRGFIADYGVPLMVLVWTGVSYIPANDVPQGVPRRLFSPNPWSPGAYSNWTVIKEMLHVPPLYIFGAFIPATMIAVLYYFDHSVASQLAQQKEFNLKKPSSYHYDLLLLGFLVILCGLIGIPPSNGVIPQSPMHTKSLATLKHQLLRNKLVSTARKSMSKNANLGQLYRSMQEAYNDMQTPLVYQTPSGLGLKELKESTIQHASSMGYISAPVDETVFDVNKDVDDLLPVQVKEQRLSNLLQALMAGACVAAMPILKKIPTSVLWGYFAFMAIESLPGNQFWERILLLLTAPSRRYKVLEDSHATFVEIVPFKTIAGFTLFQTVHLLLCFGITWIPVAGVLFPMLIMLLVPVRQYLLPKFFKGAHLQDLDAAEYEEAPAVTYNMSFEDQGVQARPTRIDSGEILDEMVTRSRGEIRHSCSPKLTSSTPTPLQEIKPVHSPQLMQRAYSPRSNELRAERSAALSGKGLEIKQTPSPGPSNLGKSSQGSSSIQYQM; encoded by the exons ATGGAAGAAACCTTTGTTCCGTTCCGTGGAATTAAGAATGATCTCAAAGGAAGACTGTTATGCTACAAGCAAGACTGGACTGGTGGTCTCTGTGCAGGTATCAG GATCCTGGCTCCAACGACCTACATCTTTTTCGCATCAGCAATTCCTGTTATTTCTTTTGGTGAGCAACTAGAAAGAAGCACTG ATGGAAGTATAACTGCAGTGCAGACTCTTGCTTCAACTGCACTTTGTGGTGTGATCCATTCCATTTTTGGTGGACAGCCACTCCTTATACTAGGAGTAGCTGAGCCAACTGTACTTATGTACACTTTTATGTTCAACTTTGCAAAGGATCGAAAGGACTTGGGACCGAAGCTGTTTCTAGCCTGGACAGCATG GGTGTGTGTTTGGACTGCTTTTCTGCTCATCTTGCTGGCAATTTTGGGTGCATGCTCTATAATAAACAGATTTACACGTCTTGCTGGTGAATTATTTGGTCTACTAATTGCTATGCTCTTTATGCAACAGGCTATTAAG GGACTAGTAGAGGAGTTTGGCATACCAGAAAGAGAAAACCCTCATCAGGTTGTGTTCCTACCTTCTTGGCGCTTCGCAAATGGGATGTTTGCATTAGTTCTATCCTTTGGCCTTCTGTTCACTGCATTGAGGAGCCGTAAAGCTAGATCCTGGCGCTATGGGACAG GCTGGCTTCGAGGATTTATCGCTGACTATGGTGTCCCACTAATGGTGCTTGTTTGGACGGGCGTATCGTATATACCAGCCAATGATGTTCCACAAGGGGTTCCACGACGCCTTTTCAGCCCTAATCCATGGTCGCCTGGTGCTTACTCGAATTGGACAGTTATAAAG GAAATGCTGCACGTTCCTCCACTGTATATTTTTGGAGCTTTTATTCCAGCCACAATGATTGCTGTTCTGTACTACTTTGATCACAGTGTTGCATCTCAACTTGCACAACAAAAAGAGTTCAATCTAAAGAAACCTTCCTCGTATCATTATGATCTCCTTCTTTTGGGCTTCTTG GTTATACTATGTGGTCTTATTGGCATTCCTCCTTCCAATGGAGTCATTCCACAATCTCCAATGCATACGAAAAGCTTGGCCACATTGAAACATCAG CTTTTACGGAATAAACTTGTATCAACAGCAAGAAAAAGCATGAGTAAAAATGCAAATCTTGGCCAATTGTACCGGAGCATGCAGGAGGCTTACAATGATATGCAGACTCCCCTTGTCTATCAAACTCCATCGGGACTG GGGCTCAAAGAGCTAAAGGAGTCAACAATTCAGCATGCATCCAGTATGGGCTACATTAGTGCACCAGTTGATGAGACTGTCTTTGATGTCAATAAGGATGTTGATGATCTTTTACCAGTACAAGTCAAAGAACAACGCCTAAGCAATCTCCTTCAGGCATTAATGGCTGGTGCTTGCGTTGCTGCTATGCCTATCTTGAAAAAGATTCCTACTTCAGTTCTCTGGGGATACTTTGCTTTCATGGCAATTGAGAGCTTGCCAGGAAATCAGTTTTGGGAGAGGATATTACTGCTTTTAACTGCACCAAGCCGAAGATACAA GGTCTTGGAAGACAGTCATGCGACATTTGTGGAGATAGTTCCTTTCAAGACAATTGCCGGTTTCACCTTGTTTCAGACAGTTCATTTGCTCCTGTGTTTCGGCATAACATGGATACCAGTAGCAGGTGTCCTTTTCCCAATGTTGATCATGCTTCTTGTCCCTGTTCGCCAGTATCTGCTGCCCAAGTTTTTCAAAGGAGCACATCTACAAGATCTGGATGCTGCAGAATATGAAGAAGCCCCAGCTGTAACTTACAATATGTCCTTTGAA GATCAAGGTGTTCAGGCAAGACCAACCCGCATTGATAGCGGTGAAATTCTTGACGAAATGGTGACGAGAAGCCGTGGGGAAATCCGACATTCGTGCAGCCCAAAATTAACTAGTTCAACCCCAACTCCTCTTCAAGAGATAAAGCCTGTGCATAGCCCACAGTTAATGCAAAGGGCTTACAGTCCAAGATCGAATGAGCTCAGAGCAGAAAGGAGCGCTGCACTGAGTGGAAAGGGACTCGAAATAAAGCAAACTCCAAGCCCTGGGCCGTCTAACCTTGGTAAAAGCAGTCAAGGTTCATCTTCTATCCAGTATCAAATGTAA